The Deltaproteobacteria bacterium genome window below encodes:
- a CDS encoding zinc ribbon domain-containing protein, whose protein sequence is MPTYEYFCKKCNESFSVILSIKEHEEEKVQCPKCGGKEIEQQISHFMTKTSRKS, encoded by the coding sequence ATGCCCACCTACGAATATTTCTGCAAAAAATGTAATGAGTCTTTTTCTGTGATTTTAAGCATCAAGGAGCATGAAGAAGAAAAGGTGCAATGCCCGAAATGCGGGGGGAAAGAAATCGAGCAGCAGATCTCCCATTTTATGACCAAGACTTCCAGAAAAAGCTAA
- the sbtM gene encoding selenobiotic family peptide radical SAM maturase — protein MKLNRIFPVSRSLVSKETWEEIKKIWEKSQDADNLPDSFFSEIASLRLPGAIPDLIRLELAIYQTQRKPADFPKESEKIALNPTLQVLSLSWKNLPLFIKQKGLQAPSSIQLGPEWVLIWQDPNSRKLQFETASDEELLALKMLVEGLEVEEVARMGSLPITHVEKAIDRSVAKGILISSPSKIRRDPQIFPQGKVTQEHFFSSPVFTLQWHITQACDLHCLHCYDRSSRLALSLGQSLEILEDLRHFCRSQNVRGHISFTGGNPFLNPNFFAIYQAAFEKGFSVAILGNPVAQEKIEKISSIQNPAFYQVSLEGLPEHNDHMRENGHFDRTLRFLALLKDQGIYSMVMLTLTRDNLHQVLPLAEILRDKTEAFFFNRLSMVGEASKLLLPTPGEFQQFLRTYLQASRENPILGLKDNLFNILFYQNGGELFGGCAGYGCSAAFNFLTLLPDGEVHACRKFPSPIGNISNQSFEELYTSKRAKEYRAGSKACAPCPIRPVCGGCLAVSSSLGLDIFEDRDPFCFFE, from the coding sequence ATGAAACTTAATCGAATATTTCCAGTCAGCCGTTCCCTGGTGTCCAAAGAAACCTGGGAGGAGATCAAAAAGATCTGGGAAAAAAGCCAGGACGCGGATAATCTTCCGGATAGCTTTTTTTCAGAAATTGCCTCTTTACGGTTACCGGGGGCCATACCGGATCTGATCCGATTGGAATTGGCCATCTACCAAACCCAAAGAAAACCAGCGGATTTTCCAAAAGAATCCGAAAAAATAGCCCTTAACCCTACCTTACAGGTCTTATCCCTTTCCTGGAAAAATTTACCGCTTTTCATCAAGCAAAAAGGCCTTCAAGCCCCTTCTTCGATTCAACTCGGCCCGGAATGGGTTTTAATTTGGCAAGATCCCAACTCCAGGAAATTACAGTTCGAAACCGCCTCTGATGAAGAACTCCTGGCCCTTAAGATGCTCGTGGAAGGGTTGGAAGTCGAAGAAGTGGCCCGAATGGGCAGCCTCCCCATAACCCACGTTGAGAAGGCCATCGACCGATCCGTTGCCAAGGGCATTCTCATCTCATCGCCTTCTAAGATTCGTCGGGATCCCCAAATCTTTCCTCAGGGGAAAGTCACCCAGGAACATTTTTTTTCTTCCCCTGTCTTTACCCTCCAGTGGCATATTACCCAAGCCTGCGATCTGCATTGCCTGCATTGCTATGATCGAAGTTCGCGGCTTGCGTTATCTTTAGGTCAATCACTGGAAATATTGGAGGATCTACGCCATTTTTGTCGCAGTCAAAACGTCAGAGGACACATTTCCTTTACCGGAGGCAATCCTTTTTTAAATCCTAACTTTTTCGCAATCTACCAGGCGGCCTTTGAAAAAGGTTTTTCCGTGGCCATTCTCGGGAATCCGGTGGCTCAGGAAAAGATCGAAAAAATTTCATCCATCCAAAATCCCGCTTTTTATCAAGTCAGCCTGGAAGGCTTGCCGGAACACAATGATCATATGCGCGAGAACGGTCACTTCGACCGGACCCTGCGCTTCCTGGCCCTTCTCAAGGATCAGGGCATTTATTCCATGGTAATGCTGACCCTGACCCGTGATAACCTCCACCAGGTTTTACCGTTGGCCGAGATATTGCGCGATAAAACCGAGGCCTTTTTCTTTAACAGGCTCTCCATGGTCGGAGAGGCCTCGAAGCTCCTTTTGCCCACGCCGGGAGAATTTCAACAATTTTTACGAACCTACCTTCAGGCATCCAGGGAAAACCCGATCTTGGGCCTCAAGGACAACTTATTCAATATTCTTTTTTACCAAAACGGCGGGGAGCTCTTTGGCGGCTGCGCCGGTTACGGCTGTAGTGCGGCCTTTAATTTTCTTACCTTGCTGCCTGATGGAGAGGTGCATGCCTGCCGCAAGTTTCCTTCCCCCATCGGAAATATATCGAACCAGTCCTTTGAAGAACTCTACACTTCGAAAAGGGCCAAAGAATATCGGGCCGGATCCAAAGCCTGTGCCCCCTGCCCTATCCGTCCGGTCTGCGGCGGCTGCCTGGCCGTATCCTCCAGCCTGGGTCTCGACATTTTTGAAGACCGGGACCCCTTTTGTTTTTTTGAATAA
- a CDS encoding selenobiotic family radical SAM modification target peptide, whose protein sequence is MDKKELKKLLAGVSIAGLLTGVALFATGCVTNGKSA, encoded by the coding sequence ATGGATAAAAAAGAGCTGAAAAAGCTCTTGGCAGGAGTGAGTATCGCCGGCCTGCTGACCGGAGTAGCGCTGTTTGCTACTGGTTGTGTCACCAATGGAAAAAGTGCTTGA